A window from Anomalospiza imberbis isolate Cuckoo-Finch-1a 21T00152 chromosome 8, ASM3175350v1, whole genome shotgun sequence encodes these proteins:
- the IKZF5 gene encoding zinc finger protein Pegasus — translation MGEKKAEPLDFVKDFQEYLTQQTHHVNMISGSVTGDKEVETLQGAGTEGDQNGLDHPSVEVSLDENSGMLVDGFERTFDGKLKCRYCNYASKGTARLIEHIRIHTGEKPHRCHLCPFASAYERHLEAHMRSHTGEKPYKCELCSFRCSDRSNLSHHRRRKHKMVPIKGTRSSLSSKKMWGVLQKKTSNLGYSRRALINLSPPSMVVQKPDYLNDFTHEIPNIQTEAYENMTKSTPSGGLPRDPQDLMVDNPLNQLSTLAGQLSSLPPENQNPASPDVVSCQDEKPFMIQQPAAPAVVSAVSANIPQNSSPTSPDSRPTHNQRNYSPVAGPSSDRSAHTSTPSISNSQPSTPAPALPVQDPQLLHHCPHCDMYFADNILYTIHMGCHGFENPFQCNICGCKCKNKYDFACHFARGQHNQH, via the exons ATGGGGGAAAAGAAGGCAGAACCGTTGGATTTTGTGAAAGATTTTCAGGAATATCTGACCCAGCAGACTCACCATGTCAATATGATTTCTGGATCGGTTACTGGTGACAAGGAAGTAGAGACTCTCCAGGGAG CTGGGACAGAAGGTGATCAGAATGGTCTGGATCATCCTTCTGTTGAAGTTTCACTGGATGAAAACTCAGGAATGTTGGTGGATGGGTTTGAAAGGACTTTTGATGGGAAGTTAAAGTGTCGATACTGTAACTATGCCAGCAAAGGAACAGCACGGCTCATTGAGCACATCAGGATTCACACAG GGGAGAAGCCACACAGGTGCCACCTGTGTCCCTTTGCCTCGGCCTACGAGCGTCACCTGGAGGCTCACATGCGGTCCCACAccggggagaagccctacaagtgcgAGCTGTGCTCCTTCCGCTGCAGCGACCGCAGCAACCTGTCCCACCACCGCCGGCGCAAGCACAAGATGGTGCCCATCAAGGGGACGAGGTCTTCCCTGAGCAGCAAGAAAATGTGGGGGGTTCTGCAGAAGAAGACCAGCAATTTGGGGTACAGCAGAAGAGCATTAATTAATCTGAGTCCGCCTTCCATGGTGGTGCAGAAACCAGACTATCTTAATGATTTCACCCATGAAATCCCCAATATCCAGACTGAGGCGTATGAGAACATGACAAAATCCACTCCGAGTGGTGGCTTGCCAAGAGATCCACAAGACCTCATGGTGGATAATCCTTTAAACCAGCTCTCCACGTTAGCAGGACAGTTGTCCAGTTTGCCACCTGAAAACCAAAATCCAGCCTCTCCTGACGTCGTTTCCTGTCAAGACGAAAAGCCTTTCATGATACAGCAGCCTGCTGCACCTGCAGTAGTTTCAGCTGTGTCAGCAAATATTCCTCAGAATTCCTCTCCAACCAGCCCTGATTCCCGGCCCACACACAATCAGAGGAACTATAGCCCCGTGGCAGGGCCCAGCAGTGACCGCAGTGCCCACACCAGTACTCCCAGTATCAGCAACAGCCAGCCAAGtactccagctccagccctgccagtgcAGGACCCTCAGCTCCTGCACCACTGCCCACACTGTGACATGTACTTTGCAGACAATATCCTTTACACCATCCACATGGGATGCCATGGATTTGAAAATCCTTTCCAGTGTAACATTTGTGGGTGTAAGTGTAAAAACAAGTACGACTTCGCTTGCCACTTTGCAAGAGGCCAACATAATCAACATTGA